The Methanobacterium sp. BAmetb5 genome includes a region encoding these proteins:
- a CDS encoding DUF2085 domain-containing protein, with amino-acid sequence MFSDDFSVSNLICHRIPGRTFNIRGIYFPVCARCTGFYLGAFSYFIYAYFFYIDYTLYLVALGILMMIPTFLDGFTQLWGSRMSNNTLRLLTGLLGGVGLAIVVKAIKWVVITSL; translated from the coding sequence ATGTTTTCAGACGATTTTAGTGTTTCAAATTTAATTTGCCATCGTATCCCAGGGAGAACTTTTAATATTCGTGGGATTTACTTCCCGGTTTGCGCCCGGTGTACTGGATTTTATCTGGGTGCCTTTTCATACTTTATTTACGCCTACTTCTTCTACATTGACTACACCCTTTACCTGGTAGCACTGGGGATACTCATGATGATCCCTACATTTTTAGATGGTTTCACCCAGCTGTGGGGGTCACGTATGAGTAACAATACATTACGCTTATTAACTGGACTTTTAGGGGGTGTTGGCCTAGCTATTGTGGTTAAAGCAATTAAATGGGTAGTGATAACTAGTTTGTAA